The Perca fluviatilis chromosome 3, GENO_Pfluv_1.0, whole genome shotgun sequence nucleotide sequence tGAAATGGGTGTTCATGTACTTAAGGGGGCCGTGTACTTAAGGTGACCAgtattttaatccaaaccacaattttTTCTAgtggttttggtgcctaaatctAAATCGCTGCATGATGaattttgtcggctaaacttaactgcaaaAGCCCCTGAAAAGACCGGCACCTCACGGTGCACTGTACCCGGCTCATAGTCACgttttgtcagctaaactcaaCCGAAACGGCCTCTGAAACAACCTCACAGTGCTCTGTTCCAGGCTCACAGTAAGGTTTCCtcagctaaatttaactgtaaacacTGCTAAACTTGACTGTCATGCGACTGGTCAACCCGTGACCGGTCAGCATTagctaatttcgtaggatatcatacgaattgtGCATATGTTTTCATACGATATCATATGAACCCGTTGGTGAGAATGCGTCGCATAATTCACATTCCTAGCTACTGTATTCCAGCTACGATGATATGATAgtcatattttaatttgtttatttgtacGTAACATTTTTCACTTAAAAGTTCAGAGCTTAAACATCATAAAGGCCAGTTGTAAGACCCCATTGTTGGTTGTTGTATCTTTTGCAAAAGCATTACTAAAGCTCCATCTATAGTTGACATAAAGAAAGTCTGGAACTCGACCCACCAGGCTCGACGTTCTCCAGCAGGATGCGAACATGCTGGTCCCTGTCGGACCGAGTCTGTTCATGGTTGAAGCCCAGGGCGTGGAGCAGCTCGTGTTGGATGACATTGTGGTAAACACAGCCCGGACGTTTCAAAGACAGTACCTGGCCATTACCACGACGCCCAACAAATGAGTAACACCTGAAAGAAGTAAACCAAACTTTTGACTGTACTCGTGCAGACATATGTGGTATCTGCATTGTGTGGTCCATACCCTTCGCGACACTTGATGTCAATAAAGTCCTCCTGTCCATTAGTCAAGGGGGTGAAGCGGATGCAAGTGCACTGAGCAAATGACTGCAGGGCTTGGACGATGATTTTTCTCTCTCGTGTGGCttgacataaaaaaacattaattttggtgagtttttataATGTCATCTTCTTATTCACTCTGCCATAACATTAAAAGGGGACTTTTACCACTTTTACAAGTAcactactatactactactttTATTACAACTCCTATTACTATTCTGGTACTACAACTACTACTGCTGAGACTGTCCTGcccctaaaaatgcccccaaaggttgtttgttcaagcagcaattaaggctcatatttatgtttatagcaaccagccctctagtggccgtggTAGTTATGATGTgcgcaaagcaggaagtaaggtgtcAAAGTAGGAGTGTCAAATTTACACAAGAAGGTAGGTTGAGTTAAAGCTACCCCTAATTAATCCATCTCATGAAAAGCGACCTGTCTTTTGGTTTGGACAATGTAACACTACATTAGTTAATTTTGAATGGGATTGATGTGGCAGACAAAAAATGTGATAATAAACATATTTGTCAGATCTTTCAATTTAGAAAAAGAATAACATCTAGAGGGAAATTCTACTGGGGAGCTTTAATTCCTGATATTAACTGGAAAAGAGCTATGTTGTTACCTAGTAAATACTGCATTACAAATAAAGTGAAGGAGGTTCAATTCAAAGTTCATAAAATATACCCTGTGAATGTTACTGTAGCCAAATATGCAGACATAAGTAGTGCTTGTTTCTTCTGTGGTGATATGGATGAAAACACTGCCACAcctattttttaaatttgagaaaactaaaacatttcTCAGTGACTTCAATAGTCACCTTTTTGATCCAACGTACTCTCTTAGCgtaaaagattttcttttttattatgatAATAACACTTTGGAATACGTAGTgaacttttttgttttgcaagcTAAGTTTTATTCATAAACAAAAATGGCAAAAGGGACAGCATTCCTTCCAGGTATTTAAGTTAGAAATAGATTTGCTCCTTAAATCACTTCATATAATTAAAAATAACCCCAAAAATGATCAGCTTCTGCGTCTCCTATACACAGTCTGGAAATCCTGAACAGTTTTCCTCTTTGTTTTGTGTCTTGTTTTTATATGGAAAACTGTATTGTCATACCATGACAGTGTATGgtgttttgtgtattgtgtattttatgtctttaagcatcaataaaaattaaataaagaaagGAGGTAGGTTGAGGCATGTTGGGGTGGTGGAAGGGTCAAACAAACCATGAGGACTTTCACCCATGAAAGTAGGGTTTGAGTCACTGTTGAAAAGTAGAAggtgaggttgtttttttttactttactttaacttttatGGAAGTGACTTTGAACGTACGATTTTGACCCAAGCCACCATGTTTTAATAATTACTTTTTgggtctaaacctaaccaaactgtgaccatTTCAGAACTTTAAAGACGTGTTCAAAACCGTGACCAACATTTTCTGTTTAAGGTATGTTCACGGAAAACGCTCTTGTGGACCAACAGTATTAGAAGGTCGGAACAAAGTACCCATATCGTCGTATggttagttgtttggtctaaaaaatgtcaatcagtgtttcccaaagcccaagatgacgtcctccaatgtcttgttttgtccacaactcaaagatattcagtttactgtcacagaggagtgaagaaactagaaaatattcacatttaggaagctggaatcagagaattttgactGGCTGAATCACTCAAACCAAttcattgattatcaaaatagttaggGATTCATTtgatagttgacaactaatttattaattaccactagttttaaaACTGCAATTGCTACTACTATTACCTTTACTGCtgctacttcaacttctactatACTGCAACTGCTGTGACTATTATTTACTGCTGAATAATAATATAGATGCAAAGTAAAAGCCAAGCCTTCAGTACTCACAGTACTCATTGGAGATGCGGTAGGGTACATAGACGTTGCCGTTGGAGGATTTAGGCCACAGGCAGCCTCGTGCTGTGCAGGGATCAGCGTTCTGAAGACCTGTTGGCACTGCTATGTCTCCAAATAACACCAGAGGGTCATCAAAGTTCTTTCCTGCAAAATGACATGACAAGATCAAGTAAatgttttcatctcttttttttgtactgtatttttttttctttatttaactgCTGTGTTAAAAGCTGGTCAAATCTGGGTTTGATATATGCTCTTCTTCCACAATGCAGTATCTCTGCTGTATACTTTCAGGTATGTACTGTAACACCagcattatttattatttatatatttagggtaagattattattattgtacatTTTCCGCTGGAGGGATAATGTCACCAAAGGGAATGAATAAAGCAGTTGCAGTGGAGATGAACATACCAAGATTAACATTGGCCTTCTGCAACAGCATGGACACACTGAAATCGTCATCTTCAGTGGTGTTGCCTGTGGAGTAGAAACAATTTGGTCATGTATCAGTTACACAAAGCACAACTATATTTTTACAGAATTTTAATGTCTGAAAAGTAGCCAAGTCTTCTTACACTTTGCAAAAGAAGCCTGTAATAAGACACAAAGTAAACATTGGTTAAATACAATTAAATGGATCTAGATGTgaaaattgtatgaaaaatagATCTTTGTTCCATCACCTGCCCGACAacagaggtgtgcaaaaaagctttcctacgCCCCACAATTGAATAAAAAATCCTAAAtcctatatactgtacattgagTGAATATACTGCTGATCATTGTATACATTATTACTGAAGAAAAATTTCATTATGCACTGTAAAATTTCCGAATGtattacatttcatttcaaattgTGTCATAAAATTGTTGTATTTATCTCATTATTGAGAAActaagtgtctgtctgtccatgtgCATGTAAAGTGTCTGATGGGGTTTACCTGTATAGTAAAACTGTggacagagaagaagaggacaCTGAGCACAGCCGCCTGGAGCATCATGGTTACAGCACAACAGCAGCAGACTAAGAAAAACTTGGGGAAGTGTTCCTACTTATATGGGTGTGAAAGCCAACTAACTTTCATCCTAATATGGTATTCTGCTTACCAAAGAAGTTGACAAATTCTGATAAACTGGAAGTGGCAGTTATTACTTATAAGAGACTGTAGTTTCTGGAAGATGTGGGCTTTGTTTTCAGCTGTCTGTCCTCAGGCAGGAGCAGATTACACATTTTAGCAGTCAATGATATATaatgaaaatgttaaatgaaTTAATCAACTGACAAAACACGTATCTCGTTTGAGAttgcaacattaaaaaaatagcatAATGTAGTAATCTCAAGGTATAAATAAGCAGAAaggcatttttttatttcttctttcatttttttacttctttttataTCTCAGATCTCAGTTAAAGCTGAAAAATGGGCATTCACAAAACAtagatgaaatgttttttttatggttgCAGCACTagaccaaataaaaaatattccaTTCCTGTACATCATTTTATACACATTTATCCCAAAATTCAGCCATAAATGATAAAGAGACCTTTTTAGGTTGAAGCCTTCTTGAAAGTATAATAGTGATAGGTGGGTCGGGCAGGACTGAAAAGACCTACAAGTTCAGTAAAAATCAAACTTGATAAATTGCTCACAATACCTTCCAAATCAACACACATTTTGATAATAAAAGTACTTGGACAGAAAGGAGGCCCCAATGATGTCATGTTATATTAAATGCATCACTTCACTGTATCATTGTTTCACATTTGGTTATTTTAGATAATTATCAATAAGGTGGTGTTTTTGATCGGTTCTGGCCTGTAAAGCTAAGCAACAGAACTGTGTAAGTAGTGATTAAAACAAAGGCAGATTGCACTCTTTTCGtccagatgtccgtcaccttcctcttgtttgtgttggcattctaaactccagtggatttatgaggactatggttaacttctcctcagatctctgcagggtaaatccagacagctagctagactttctgtccaatctgagttttctgttgcacgactagaacaacttttgaacgtatgttccaccaaaacaagttccttcccgaggctattttgcagcagaaccgttgctccgtccgatGCTTAGCGCCGCTCAAGAGATTGTGATtcgtttaaagaaatgccaataaaccagagcacgtttttcccccatcccggaatgctgtgtggattagccagacactccgccgtggaggaaggtctggactggcaaagtgagactacgAGAACCTCAACCTGTGAACACCTGTTGCAGCACGGCTCGATCAGTCGTGGCTCGGCTTCGGCTCGTCTAGACATTCAGCATGTCCCCTATTTCATCATTTGTAGGGTAGACAGCAATGACTTTTTGGCAGATGATCAGTTTTTGGCAAGACACCTGTAGCCGGTGAACCGCAATCAATGAACCTTGTAGTGATTCAGCAACTCCCAGCCCCCGCTGCTGTaggctactgcgcatgtgtgtgtctccacctccaccccccTACCCACCTCAGTGACGACTCTCTCCATCCACGAGAGGGACGTCAACAGACTCTTTAGGAGACAGAATCCCAGGAAAGCTGCTGGACCAGATGCTGTCTCCCCATCAAGCTTGAAGCACTGCGCTGACCAGCTGTCTCCagtgttcacagacattttcaacacCTCACTGGAGACATGTCACGTGCCAGCCTGCTTCAAGACCTCAACCATCATCCCTGTCCCCAAGAAGCCAAGGACCACAGGACTTAATGACTTCAGACCCGTCgccctgacctctgtggttatgaagtcctttgagcgccttgtgctttcacacctcaAAGCCATCACCGACAccctcctggaccccctgcagtttgcctacagagCCAATAGGTCTGTAGATGATGCAGTCAACCTGGCCCTCCACTACATCCTCCGGCACCTGGACTCTGCAGGAAACTACTCCAGGATCCTGTTTttggacttcagctctgccttcaacaccatcatcccggctctgctccaggagaagctctcccagcttggtgtgcctgactccacctgcaggtgggtCACTGACTTtctgtctgacaggaagcagcatgtcaagctggggaaacacgtctccaactcacagaccatcagcactggatcccctcagggctgtgttctttcgcctctgctcttctccctctacaccaacaactgcacctccagtcatcagtccgtcaagcttctgaagttcgcggacgacacctccctcatcggactcatctctgatggaGACGAGTCCGCTTACAGGTcggaggctgaccacctggtgaagTGGTGCAACCAAAACAATTTAGATctcaacgctctaaagacagtggagatggttgtggacttcaggaagaacccAGCCCCACCAGCTCCCATCACCCTCTGTGGCTCCACAATTGACACtgtggagtctttccgcttcctgggaaCTACAATCTCCCATGACCttaagtgggagctgaacatcagctccctcgtcaagaaagcacaacagaggatgtacttcctgcggcagctgaagaaattcaacctgccaaagacaatgatggtgcacttctacacagccatcattgagtccatcctcacatcctccatcaccatctggtacgctgctgccactgctaaggacaagggcagactgcagcatgtcattcggtcagctgagaaggtgattggctgcaatctcccaccgctccaggacctttacgccaccaggactctgaagcgtgctggaaagattgtggctgacccctcccaccccggacacaaactctttgagccactcccctctggcaagaggctgaggtccatcaggaccaaaacctcacgccacatgaacagctttttcccctccgccactagccttattaacaaggcccggaaaccaccctgactctccacctggctcttcatgccactgttctctctgctgtaatgctctttgctctttatttatttattttattttattttaatctttatttttaatttaatacatactgtgtacatatacttatattgtttatacctatacttatattgtttaatattacatttagagaatgtgtgatgtgcaccaacaacaccaaaacaaattccttgtatgtgtcaaaaaacatacttggcaataaaaccctttctgattctgattctggaCACACAGAGATATCCCGATTTACAGACagatatatgtagtaggggggccctgatctgtctctctcagttaaggggtccttaaAACATTGAAGGACTCTTCTTTAAGGGATCGtttggtatttatggaatggaccaccggaggaaaataggggagggtcacccaacatttttattcatgaaaagagcaacatttcaaagtggcttgtttggtgcatatttttccatgtagctctcagtctcaGCCCCCCATCAGCACCCTGgcagatgggtctgaccgcATACGTGGAGTTTACTGGGGGCAAGAGGAgcactgcccccctggtggctgaaacgggtaatttcattgtttaaaaattgagtggaataattacgtttggcatgaccagatattttatgaatatcttaaataacacaaaacaactaaatagtGGTacgtaatacatctgatttcatatactgctttagtaaaaaaaaatattacatggCTGAcaatgggagcagcaggacgcaaaaaacgaaaattactgttgcactgGACATCTTGCCATGCCAACGTTGccataaaggtttcctaaatgccatgtatataaaATTGATGTCAGCTTGATTgcgcgttttgtgtagattttgaCTTTTGTACGTTTATTTCACTTTGTTTAAATGGCGAAGTGGAGAGACCTcattcacctgtttggagctggctggtgaatgtgacgcTCGTATCGGCCTTGCTGGATACATCGTGACAAtttttgtggatctactgatcgctgtggatcatacaaaatgtattgccggcgaagggagggtcaagtctTTTTTGACGAAAGGTCCCAAAAACTCCTctggtggccccttaaataaataatgaacagtCCCTAATTGGTGTTTTCACAAATCCTCTGTGTGGTGAGAATGGTTAGAGGTGCAGAGTTGTGAAACcctttttgtgtttatatgactTCTCCAAATTGTGGGCGCAGTTGCAATATGTGTTTGCCTCACACACAGTCTTGCAAAGTTCTTCCAAAGAACAGGAACATTGactatttgaaaagaaaaaaatgtaattaaaaaaatacaaacattgtCTGAGACTGCCTTAATGACAACATTACATTTACTCGATTACAATTTTTGAGGGACTTGTACTTATGTACTACTTATTTCCATTTTTGgaactttatacttctactccactacaatttGGGAGCCAACATTGTAgcctactttttactccactacatttatttgatcacAGTAGTTATTAGTTATTTTGCAGAATAAGAttcaaacaaaatacaaatcaATTAATAAGTTATGATATAATGGATtaagctacccagcagtatatggacttttgtattcataaaaacagcaaaatttcaaagtggcttgtctGGTGCATATTTTTGCTCTCAAAAGCCACCACAATTACACAAGACCTGTGTTCTCAACCTGGTCACCCACTGTTTGAACTCTTGCCCTCAGGGAGACGCTACAGATGTCTAAAAAAAAGGACTAATAGATTTAGGAATAGCTTCTTTCCCGAAGCAATAACAGTCTTAAATTATGAAGCTAAACTTCTTAAACTTTTTTAATGATGCGGTTTGCACAGTTATTCAGCGCTTTATCACATTAAAATACTTATTAACCACTTAGTGTGAGAGTGGGCAAGTTGTGTTCTTATGCTTTCGTGTTAGGATGTGCTGGTAGGAAAGACATGGTGGTATGAATGATGTtttcggtgtgtgtgtttgtgtgtgtgtgtgtgtgtgtgtgtgtgtgtgtgtgtgtgtgtgtgtgtgtgtgtgtgtgtgtgtgtgtgtgtgtgtgtgtgtgtgtgcgtgcgtgcaatGACTGTGCCGCAATATCAGTTTTAatcacagtacaggccaaaagtttggacacaccttctcattcaatgagtttcctttattttcatgactatttacattgtagattctcactgaaggcatcaaaactatgaatgaacacatatggaattatgtactttacaaaaaagtgtgaaataactgaaaacatgtcttatattttagattcctcaaagtagtcaccctttgcttttttgatagcgccgCAAactcttggtgttctctcaatgagcttcatgaggtagtcacctgaaatggttttcacttcacaggtgtgccttgtcagggttaattagtggaattgtttcccttattaatggggttgggaccatcagttgtgttgtgcagaagtcaggttgatacacagccgacagccctattggacaactgttagaattcatattatggcaagaaccaatcagctaagtaaagagaaacgaatggccatcattactttaacaaatgaaggtcagtcagtccggaaaattgcgaaaactttgaatgtgtccccaagtgcagtcgcaaaaaccatcaaacgctacaacgaaactggctcacatgaggaccgccccaggaaaggaagaccaagagtcacctctgctgctgatgataagttcatccgagtcaccagcctcagaaatcgcaagttaacagcagctcagattagagaccagatgaatgccacacagagttctagcagcagacacatctctagaacaactgttaagaggagactgcgcgaatcaggccttcatggtcaagtagctgctaggaaaccactgctaaggagaggcaacaagcagaagagatttgtttgggccaagaaacacaaggaatggacattagaccagtggaaatctgtgctttggtctgatgagtccaaatttgagatctttggttccaaccgccgtgtctttgtgcgacgcagaataggtgaacggatggattctacatgcctggttcccactgtgaagcatggaggaggaggtgtgattgtgtgggggtgctttgctggtgacactgttggggatttattcgaaattgaaggcatactgcaaccaacatggctaccacagcatcctgcagcgacatgccatcccatccggtttgcgtttagttggaccatcatttatttttcaacaggacaatgaccccaaacacacctccaggctgtgtaagggctatttgaccaagaaggagagtgatggagtgctgcaccagatgacctggcctccacagacaccggacctgaacccaatcgagatggtttggggtgagctggaccgcagagtgaaagcaaaagggccaacaagtgctaagcagctctgggaactccttcaagactgttggaaaaccatttcaggtgactacctcttgaagct carries:
- the LOC120555535 gene encoding high choriolytic enzyme 1-like yields the protein MMLQAAVLSVLFFSVHSFTIQASFAKCNTTEDDDFSVSMLLQKANVNLGKNFDDPLVLFGDIAVPTGLQNADPCTARGCLWPKSSNGNVYVPYRISNEYSTRERKIIVQALQSFAQCTCIRFTPLTNGQEDFIDIKCREGCYSFVGRRGNGQVLSLKRPGCVYHNVIQHELLHALGFNHEQTRSDRDQHVRILLENVEPGKEHNFRKIETRNLGTPYDYGSIMHYGRYDFSKNCQPTIIPIPNKNVAIGRATQMSPTDIRRVNLLYGCKWTASRRHLKPVQRKRFL